Proteins encoded by one window of Salicibibacter halophilus:
- a CDS encoding sigma-54 interaction domain-containing protein, whose translation MTTREVLSHEWSYLPFPMLLVNDRGEIIASNEQANEDFHRCLPEVDQRSFCTVDGVEYTVEKYEHTHIDHYFFYLFYPKGKNGDSRNFEEMERELNSLLESAYDAIYITDAEGTTLKTNPAIERITKIPRDYYIGKNVNQLVERGILEESVTFRVVEEKKPVTVYQRGQGDIEVMLTGSPIFNEAGEVEKVITNIRDLTDLKQLRDENQKVKELNSFYKAELNKMQANPQVMKDVVCESAEMKNIFFTGERVSNIDATILVLGETGVGKDVFAKHVHDNSLRSEEGEFIKINCGAIPPTLLESELFGYEAGAFSGAQKDGKAGMFELANKGTLFLDEVGELPLDLQVKLLRVLQEGEIRRVGSTQTTWIDVRVIAATNRDLKKMVKEGNFREDLYYRINVIPIHIPPLRERREDILPLVYYYLDHYNEKYDVHKQFSEATLNFFYRFDWNGNVRELSNLVERLVVTIPTSMIDIVDLPVDLRENGEDELPQGITTLQEATEKSEKALLIKALSRYENTYKIAEALGTSQATIVRKLKKYELT comes from the coding sequence ATGACAACCAGAGAGGTCTTATCTCATGAATGGTCCTATCTCCCTTTCCCGATGCTTCTTGTAAATGATCGCGGAGAAATCATCGCGAGCAATGAACAAGCAAATGAAGACTTCCATCGTTGCCTGCCGGAAGTCGATCAACGTTCTTTTTGCACGGTGGACGGGGTGGAATACACGGTAGAAAAATATGAACATACACACATTGATCATTATTTCTTCTACCTCTTCTATCCGAAGGGCAAGAACGGAGATTCACGGAACTTCGAAGAAATGGAAAGGGAACTGAACAGTTTGTTGGAAAGTGCGTATGATGCAATTTACATCACAGACGCTGAAGGAACAACATTGAAAACAAATCCGGCTATTGAGCGGATTACGAAAATCCCGCGAGACTATTATATTGGGAAAAATGTGAACCAACTCGTGGAACGAGGGATATTGGAAGAATCGGTCACATTCAGGGTGGTGGAAGAAAAGAAGCCGGTGACCGTCTACCAGCGGGGGCAGGGCGACATAGAAGTCATGCTCACCGGAAGCCCCATTTTTAATGAAGCCGGCGAAGTGGAAAAAGTCATCACGAACATTCGTGATCTCACAGACTTAAAGCAGCTTCGTGATGAAAATCAAAAAGTGAAAGAACTGAATTCTTTTTATAAAGCCGAACTGAATAAAATGCAAGCGAATCCTCAAGTGATGAAGGATGTCGTATGTGAAAGCGCGGAAATGAAAAACATCTTTTTCACGGGGGAACGGGTGTCGAATATCGACGCGACCATCCTCGTTCTCGGAGAGACGGGTGTCGGGAAAGATGTTTTTGCTAAGCATGTGCACGACAACAGTCTCCGGTCGGAAGAAGGGGAATTTATAAAAATTAATTGCGGGGCGATCCCGCCTACGCTGTTGGAGTCGGAACTATTCGGGTATGAAGCGGGCGCTTTTTCGGGAGCGCAAAAAGACGGAAAAGCAGGGATGTTCGAACTCGCGAACAAGGGCACATTATTTCTCGATGAAGTCGGGGAACTTCCCCTTGATTTGCAAGTGAAGTTGCTGCGAGTGTTACAGGAGGGGGAGATCCGCAGGGTCGGGAGCACACAAACGACATGGATTGATGTGCGGGTGATTGCCGCTACAAATCGGGATTTGAAAAAAATGGTAAAAGAAGGGAACTTCCGGGAAGACCTTTATTACCGCATTAATGTCATCCCGATTCACATTCCGCCGCTCCGGGAACGGCGCGAAGATATTTTGCCGCTCGTTTATTATTACCTCGACCATTACAATGAAAAATATGATGTTCATAAACAGTTTTCGGAAGCTACACTAAACTTTTTCTATCGATTCGATTGGAACGGAAATGTGCGGGAATTGTCCAATTTGGTGGAACGGCTCGTCGTCACTATTCCCACCAGCATGATCGATATCGTTGATCTTCCCGTCGACCTGCGAGAAAACGGGGAGGACGAACTTCCGCAAGGCATTACGACGTTGCAGGAAGCGACGGAAAAATCGGAAAAGGCGCTGCTTATAAAAGCGCTCAGCCGGTATGAAAACACGTATAAAATCGCTGAAGCGCTGGGGACGAGCCAAGCAACGATTGTAAGGAAACTAAAAAAGTATGAGTTGACGTAG
- a CDS encoding TRAP transporter permease, with amino-acid sequence MAKTNAENGKIDLTIEEERMNSSIEKALYNPDGWSIWKRLRQFLIAIIAITLAVYVIYYAAAGGFPAWQHRAVFTSIFLILCFSTFSYRKGKEPGHVLFDGVPLVLSIALLGHAFFSYPEIALRQGASTFFDQIVATVMILLVIEGVRRTIGHAMAILALFFWAYIFIGPMFPGILGHQGFSYSRMTDALFITTNGIFSDPIYVASTVLILFLIFAAFMMRTGVGQFFIEFAFALTGRIRGGPALASVLSSGLLATVSGNGAANASMTGPFTIPLMKRVGYTKTFSGAVEAVASQGGQIMPPIMGAAAFVMAEYTGVPYIEVAAYALLPAILFFTVVGVVIYFQAQRLGLQGIPGDQLPNFWSLIVRKGYLILPLIIIIVLMVIGYSPMRAGMWALLVVFLLSLVKKESRLSVMSIFAALEKGIRNAVPTVMACAGAGIIAGSVIMTGLGMGFSRFAVELSGGQLLPLLLLIMVASIILGMGMPTVSAYVILATVAAGALTQLGVPVLVAHFFVFYFGIFSGITPPVAITSFITAGIAGSNPLRTSVYSLRVGMAGFILPYMLVYNPTLSLEGSVPSVIFGITTALLGLVAFAGFIEGCMLKRTAVWERVALAAAAVLLVTDHLWSDLIGLGLLLPIFIYQWRGRDKPSEMGTVKKDQHSV; translated from the coding sequence ATGGCGAAAACGAATGCAGAAAACGGGAAAATTGACTTAACCATCGAAGAAGAACGAATGAACTCTTCCATTGAAAAAGCGTTGTACAACCCGGACGGCTGGTCGATTTGGAAGCGCTTACGCCAATTCTTGATCGCGATTATCGCGATCACTCTAGCTGTTTATGTCATTTATTACGCGGCGGCGGGCGGTTTTCCCGCTTGGCAACACCGTGCTGTTTTTACGTCTATCTTTTTAATCCTCTGCTTTAGCACGTTTTCGTATCGCAAAGGAAAAGAACCGGGGCATGTGCTCTTTGATGGCGTACCGCTTGTCTTATCGATTGCGTTACTTGGACATGCCTTCTTTTCGTACCCGGAGATCGCGCTTCGGCAGGGAGCGTCTACGTTTTTTGATCAAATCGTGGCGACGGTCATGATTTTGCTTGTGATTGAAGGGGTACGTCGAACGATCGGACACGCGATGGCGATTTTGGCGTTGTTTTTCTGGGCGTATATTTTCATCGGCCCTATGTTTCCCGGGATTTTGGGCCATCAAGGGTTTAGTTACAGTCGGATGACCGATGCCCTTTTTATAACGACAAACGGGATTTTTAGCGATCCGATTTATGTGGCATCCACCGTGCTGATTTTGTTTCTGATATTTGCCGCGTTCATGATGCGGACAGGAGTCGGACAATTCTTTATCGAATTCGCGTTTGCGTTGACCGGACGTATTCGCGGTGGCCCGGCACTTGCATCGGTGCTGTCCAGCGGGCTCTTGGCGACAGTGAGCGGAAACGGCGCGGCGAACGCGTCGATGACCGGTCCGTTTACGATCCCGCTCATGAAAAGGGTCGGCTATACGAAGACGTTTTCCGGTGCCGTGGAAGCGGTTGCTTCCCAGGGCGGGCAGATTATGCCGCCGATCATGGGCGCCGCCGCGTTTGTAATGGCGGAATATACCGGAGTCCCATACATTGAAGTTGCCGCCTACGCCCTTTTGCCCGCGATTCTGTTTTTTACCGTCGTCGGGGTGGTCATTTATTTTCAAGCCCAGCGTCTAGGGCTGCAAGGCATCCCGGGTGATCAATTACCCAATTTCTGGAGCCTTATCGTGCGCAAAGGGTATTTAATTTTGCCGCTTATTATCATTATCGTTTTAATGGTTATTGGCTACAGCCCGATGCGTGCCGGCATGTGGGCGTTATTGGTTGTTTTTCTATTAAGCTTGGTAAAAAAAGAAAGTCGTTTAAGCGTAATGTCGATCTTTGCTGCTTTGGAAAAAGGGATTCGTAACGCGGTGCCCACGGTGATGGCGTGTGCCGGAGCAGGCATTATCGCCGGATCTGTTATTATGACCGGACTTGGCATGGGTTTTTCGCGGTTCGCGGTTGAGCTGTCAGGCGGTCAACTTTTGCCATTGCTTTTGTTAATCATGGTCGCTTCCATTATTTTAGGCATGGGCATGCCGACGGTATCCGCGTATGTCATTCTCGCGACGGTTGCCGCCGGGGCGCTTACGCAACTGGGTGTACCCGTTCTTGTCGCTCATTTTTTCGTTTTCTATTTCGGAATCTTTTCCGGAATCACACCACCGGTAGCGATTACTTCTTTTATAACGGCAGGTATCGCGGGGAGCAACCCTTTACGTACTTCTGTCTATTCTTTAAGAGTTGGAATGGCAGGCTTTATCCTTCCTTACATGCTTGTCTATAATCCAACGCTTTCACTGGAAGGCAGTGTCCCATCTGTTATTTTCGGCATAACGACGGCTTTGTTGGGGCTCGTGGCTTTTGCCGGATTTATCGAAGGCTGCATGTTGAAACGCACGGCTGTTTGGGAACGAGTTGCGTTGGCAGCAGCTGCAGTATTGTTGGTGACCGATCATTTATGGTCGGATCTGATCGGACTCGGGCTTCTTTTGCCCATTTTCATCTATCAGTGGCGAGGCAGGGATAAACCCAGTGAGATGGGGACTGTCAAGAAGGACCAACATTCTGTATAA
- a CDS encoding TAXI family TRAP transporter solute-binding subunit, with translation MSILLSTSLLVTACNNEAAENDWQHAHISGPTDSGWYPLSTLFSDIWMDELEEVDVTVVEGGAIGNIREVNTGVDVQTGFAFASDFVDGIEGEGAFEGEPQENVKAIGAFYPTLWNIAVLEDSPYDSLEDVVEYGADVIPGNPGDASEAAFRRIFEAMGYGEEELEEAGVSVDYGGYGDAANQMRDGIIDVTVQGGGPDVPGLTEIDATQSVELLSIPDDLLETLSDEGYGYTTDMTVPGDSYSGQTEDTPTIASWAIMVVNEDMDDDVVYELTKTIWENSDRVEEEQPTRGMWFDPEDGYGEIENPDENIHPGALKYYEEVGATD, from the coding sequence ATGAGCATTTTGCTAAGCACGAGCCTTTTGGTAACCGCTTGCAATAATGAAGCGGCGGAAAATGATTGGCAGCATGCCCATATTTCCGGGCCGACGGATTCCGGATGGTATCCGCTTTCCACTTTATTTTCCGATATTTGGATGGATGAATTGGAAGAGGTGGATGTGACGGTTGTGGAAGGCGGGGCGATCGGTAATATTCGCGAGGTTAATACCGGGGTTGATGTGCAAACCGGATTCGCATTTGCATCGGATTTTGTCGATGGCATTGAAGGGGAAGGCGCGTTTGAAGGGGAACCTCAAGAAAACGTAAAAGCGATCGGCGCGTTTTATCCGACGTTGTGGAACATTGCGGTGTTGGAGGATAGCCCGTATGACTCCTTGGAAGATGTGGTCGAATATGGCGCGGATGTGATTCCGGGAAATCCGGGAGATGCAAGCGAGGCAGCATTTCGACGTATTTTTGAGGCAATGGGATACGGGGAAGAGGAACTCGAAGAAGCAGGTGTTTCGGTAGATTACGGCGGATACGGCGATGCCGCGAATCAGATGAGAGATGGCATTATTGATGTCACCGTTCAGGGCGGAGGACCTGATGTTCCTGGTCTCACAGAAATTGACGCGACCCAGTCCGTAGAACTTTTATCCATTCCGGATGACCTTTTAGAAACATTGAGTGATGAAGGATATGGATATACCACGGATATGACGGTGCCGGGGGACAGCTACAGCGGCCAGACGGAAGATACTCCGACGATCGCGAGTTGGGCGATCATGGTGGTGAACGAAGACATGGATGATGACGTCGTTTATGAATTGACGAAGACGATTTGGGAAAATTCGGATCGTGTCGAAGAAGAACAGCCAACCCGGGGCATGTGGTTCGATCCTGAAGACGGATACGGGGAAATTGAAAACCCTGATGAGAATATTCATCCGGGCGCGTTGAAATATTACGAAGAAGTCGGAGCAACGGACTAG
- a CDS encoding NAD(P)H-dependent flavin oxidoreductase — translation MPNNRVRDIFNIKYPIVQGGLAYLAFAELAAAVSNAGGLGQITATFFDDPEDLRAEIKTAKTLTDKPFGVNFALGRRSIDKLVDVAIEEEVPAVSVTAGNPAPVFDQLEGTNIKKLVLVASVRQAQKAEELGAEAVIVVGTEGGGHLGRDDVGTIVLVPKVIDAVSIPVIASGGLVDGRGYAAALALGAEGIEMGTRFIATKECIAHPRYKEAIVNAKANETMIIKKSLGIPGRALRTKATEKIARMEEEGASFEALWPYINGQANQKLIQDGDIEESFGWAGQGVGLIDDVPSVRELMDKMIQEANMAKKRVEDHLS, via the coding sequence ATGCCTAACAACAGAGTCAGAGATATATTTAATATCAAGTATCCGATTGTTCAAGGGGGCCTCGCCTATCTGGCGTTTGCCGAGCTGGCAGCGGCAGTATCGAATGCCGGCGGGCTTGGCCAGATCACGGCGACGTTTTTTGATGACCCCGAGGATTTACGTGCGGAAATTAAAACGGCAAAAACATTAACCGACAAGCCTTTTGGCGTAAACTTCGCCCTTGGCAGGCGGTCGATCGATAAACTCGTAGATGTGGCAATTGAAGAGGAAGTTCCTGCCGTGTCCGTAACCGCAGGCAATCCGGCTCCGGTCTTTGATCAACTGGAAGGTACTAATATTAAAAAACTGGTATTGGTCGCGTCCGTCCGGCAAGCGCAAAAGGCTGAAGAATTGGGAGCGGAGGCCGTTATCGTCGTGGGAACGGAAGGCGGCGGTCATCTCGGCAGGGATGATGTCGGGACAATTGTTTTGGTTCCAAAAGTGATAGACGCGGTCTCGATCCCGGTGATTGCCAGCGGCGGTCTCGTTGATGGCAGGGGATACGCGGCTGCACTCGCGTTAGGCGCGGAAGGCATTGAAATGGGGACACGGTTTATTGCCACAAAAGAATGCATTGCCCACCCACGCTATAAAGAAGCAATCGTAAATGCAAAGGCAAACGAAACGATGATCATTAAAAAATCCCTCGGCATACCGGGCAGAGCTTTGCGAACAAAAGCGACCGAAAAAATCGCCCGGATGGAAGAAGAAGGCGCGTCCTTTGAAGCATTATGGCCATACATTAACGGACAAGCCAATCAGAAATTGATTCAAGATGGGGATATTGAGGAAAGCTTTGGTTGGGCTGGTCAAGGTGTCGGCCTGATCGATGATGTGCCGAGTGTCCGGGAGTTAATGGACAAAATGATCCAAGAAGCGAACATGGCGAAAAAAAGAGTGGAGGACCATTTGTCTTGA
- a CDS encoding NAD(P)H-dependent flavin oxidoreductase, which yields MWFKTKAQSLLNSEYPVIQAGMAGGTTTPELVAAVSNSGGLGTLGAGYMAPEQIRSAIQAIKALTDTPFAVNLFIPSPKYSREQEKAFIETGLQLTERYRHKFNLESPCINQVEEDFDEQLRVILEEKVPYFSFTFGLPSADTLKKLNDQNIYTLGTATTVDEAIQLETAGIDLIVAQGSEAGGHRGTFLAASMEQAMIGTMALVPQIVDHVSVPVIASGGIMDGRGIAAALMLGASGVQMGTAFLTCKESGAQEVHKQQILNRTEADTMITKAFSGKEARGITNRFMAEMADHRAHIPPYPIQNAVTKDIRKAAGQQKNPDYMSLWAGQGTRLSKSQTAEDLFNQLIEETNTLLR from the coding sequence ATGTGGTTTAAAACCAAAGCGCAATCCCTATTAAACAGTGAATACCCGGTTATTCAAGCCGGGATGGCGGGCGGCACGACGACCCCGGAGCTGGTTGCAGCTGTTTCAAACAGCGGCGGCCTCGGAACGTTGGGCGCCGGATATATGGCCCCGGAACAGATCCGGTCAGCCATTCAAGCTATCAAAGCGTTAACGGACACGCCGTTTGCGGTTAATTTGTTTATCCCCTCTCCCAAGTATTCAAGGGAGCAAGAGAAGGCGTTTATCGAAACCGGATTGCAACTAACGGAGCGTTATCGCCATAAATTCAATCTGGAATCCCCGTGCATCAATCAAGTGGAAGAAGATTTCGATGAGCAGTTACGCGTCATTTTAGAAGAAAAAGTACCTTATTTTAGCTTCACATTTGGTTTGCCTTCAGCAGATACGCTAAAAAAATTAAACGATCAAAACATCTACACATTGGGAACCGCGACCACGGTTGATGAAGCCATCCAATTGGAAACAGCCGGCATTGATCTCATTGTGGCGCAAGGGAGCGAGGCGGGCGGCCATCGCGGCACCTTTTTAGCCGCTTCCATGGAACAAGCGATGATTGGAACGATGGCGCTGGTACCCCAGATCGTCGATCATGTATCCGTGCCCGTGATTGCTTCCGGCGGGATCATGGACGGCAGGGGAATAGCCGCCGCGCTTATGTTGGGTGCCAGTGGAGTGCAAATGGGTACGGCTTTTCTTACGTGCAAAGAAAGTGGAGCGCAAGAAGTACATAAACAGCAAATTTTAAACAGGACCGAAGCAGATACGATGATCACAAAGGCCTTTTCAGGCAAAGAGGCGAGGGGCATCACCAATCGTTTTATGGCGGAAATGGCCGATCACCGGGCACACATTCCTCCATATCCGATCCAAAATGCAGTAACGAAAGATATCCGAAAAGCAGCCGGGCAACAAAAAAACCCGGATTACATGTCACTATGGGCCGGGCAGGGCACGAGGCTTAGTAAATCACAGACTGCCGAGGATCTTTTTAATCAGCTGATTGAAGAGACAAACACTTTACTCCGTTAA
- a CDS encoding mandelate racemase/muconate lactonizing enzyme family protein, producing the protein MKIVSIDEKAVPISSDIRNAFIDFSKMNVSIVAITTDVIRDGKPVVGYGFNSNGRYAPTGLLRERFVPRLLDAKQEEILNDEGTNFDPEKIFRVLMQNEKPGGHGERPVAVGTLDMAVWDAVAKIEQKPLYQLLAEQYGDGDIDENVFVYAAGGYYLPDKGIPQLQDEMEAYLDQGYTHVKMKVGGASIAEDLKRIEAVLDVVPSGEHLMVDANGRFSLDEAITFGERIKDYGLFWYEEAGNPLDYELQAELSKQYPHALATGENLFSFQDARNLIRYGGMDPKKDYLQFDCALSYGLVEYMKIVEMLKEYDWSPRNCIPHGGHQMSLNIAAGLGLGGNESYPGVFEPFGGFADNYPVENGYVKLPDVPGIGFEAKGNLYETLRSIGK; encoded by the coding sequence ATGAAGATTGTAAGCATCGATGAAAAAGCCGTGCCGATTAGCAGTGATATACGTAATGCATTTATTGACTTCAGCAAAATGAATGTCTCGATTGTGGCGATTACGACGGATGTAATCAGAGACGGCAAACCCGTGGTTGGCTATGGATTTAATTCCAACGGGCGTTATGCGCCGACGGGGTTGCTTCGCGAGCGCTTTGTCCCCAGACTTTTAGATGCGAAACAAGAAGAAATTCTCAACGATGAAGGAACGAATTTTGATCCCGAAAAAATCTTCCGCGTGCTGATGCAAAATGAGAAACCGGGCGGTCACGGAGAACGGCCAGTCGCTGTCGGAACCCTCGATATGGCCGTTTGGGACGCAGTGGCAAAAATAGAACAAAAGCCCTTGTATCAATTACTTGCGGAGCAATATGGAGACGGTGACATCGATGAGAACGTATTTGTTTACGCGGCTGGTGGCTATTATTTGCCGGATAAAGGCATTCCGCAATTACAAGACGAGATGGAAGCTTATTTGGACCAAGGGTACACCCACGTAAAAATGAAAGTCGGCGGCGCGTCCATCGCCGAAGACTTAAAACGGATCGAAGCCGTGCTGGATGTTGTGCCAAGCGGGGAACATTTGATGGTGGATGCCAACGGCCGTTTCAGCTTGGACGAGGCGATCACGTTCGGTGAACGAATCAAGGATTACGGTTTGTTTTGGTATGAAGAAGCCGGAAATCCCCTTGATTATGAATTGCAAGCGGAATTATCGAAACAATATCCGCACGCGCTGGCGACAGGGGAAAATCTATTTTCTTTTCAAGATGCCAGAAACTTGATCCGATATGGTGGCATGGATCCGAAAAAAGACTATCTGCAATTTGATTGTGCCCTTAGTTACGGGCTTGTAGAATATATGAAAATAGTAGAGATGTTAAAAGAATACGATTGGTCCCCTCGAAACTGCATCCCCCACGGCGGACATCAAATGTCGCTCAATATCGCGGCCGGCCTTGGGCTTGGCGGCAATGAATCGTATCCGGGCGTATTTGAACCCTTCGGCGGATTTGCCGACAACTATCCGGTCGAGAATGGGTACGTGAAGCTCCCGGACGTTCCCGGTATCGGTTTTGAGGCGAAGGGGAACTTATACGAAACATTGCGTTCGATTGGAAAATAA
- a CDS encoding tartrate dehydrogenase gives MKTYEIAAIPGDGIGKEVVPEAVRVLHEMEKIHGDLKFEFTEFPWSSEYYLEHEQMMPDDGLETLKTFDAIFLGAVGNPEIVPDHISLWELLINIRRNFEQVINIRPARAFQGLRSKLANPEDFDLIVVRENSEGEYSEVGGTIYQGEEKIAIQNAIFSRKGTERAMHYAFELAKSRGKKVTSATKSNGIYHSMPFWDGVFHDLSNQYPDVETEQMHIDALAASFVTKPESFDTIVASNLFGDILTDIGAAIMGSVGIAPAANININGKYPSMFEPVHGSAPDIVGKGIANPIGQIWTAKMMLDHFGETDMGDRLLSAIEAVIRKGVVTTDIGGKATTTEVTDEIIRQIAEET, from the coding sequence ATGAAAACATATGAAATTGCCGCCATTCCGGGAGACGGAATAGGAAAAGAAGTAGTACCGGAGGCTGTCCGCGTGCTGCACGAAATGGAAAAGATTCATGGCGATCTAAAATTTGAGTTTACGGAATTTCCTTGGAGCAGTGAATACTATCTGGAACATGAACAAATGATGCCGGATGATGGGCTGGAAACGTTAAAAACCTTTGATGCCATCTTTTTAGGGGCGGTCGGTAATCCAGAAATTGTGCCGGACCATATCTCTTTATGGGAGTTATTGATCAATATTCGACGAAACTTTGAACAAGTGATTAATATACGGCCGGCACGCGCGTTTCAAGGGTTAAGATCCAAACTGGCAAATCCGGAAGATTTTGATTTAATCGTTGTTCGCGAAAACAGTGAAGGGGAATACAGCGAGGTAGGAGGAACGATTTACCAAGGGGAAGAAAAGATCGCGATTCAGAATGCTATCTTTTCCAGAAAAGGAACGGAACGAGCCATGCATTACGCGTTCGAATTAGCCAAAAGCCGTGGAAAAAAAGTGACGAGCGCGACGAAATCAAACGGAATCTATCATTCTATGCCGTTTTGGGATGGTGTGTTTCATGATTTATCCAACCAATATCCCGATGTAGAAACGGAGCAGATGCATATTGATGCGCTTGCTGCATCATTTGTGACAAAGCCGGAAAGCTTTGACACGATTGTTGCCAGCAATCTATTCGGCGATATCTTAACGGACATTGGCGCCGCTATCATGGGAAGTGTTGGCATCGCGCCTGCGGCCAACATCAATATAAATGGAAAATACCCATCCATGTTCGAACCGGTTCATGGATCAGCGCCGGATATTGTTGGAAAGGGCATTGCCAATCCGATCGGCCAGATTTGGACAGCAAAAATGATGCTCGATCACTTCGGGGAAACGGACATGGGAGATCGTTTGCTTAGTGCGATCGAAGCAGTGATCCGAAAAGGCGTGGTGACCACTGATATCGGTGGCAAAGCAACGACGACGGAAGTGACCGATGAAATCATCAGACAAATAGCGGAGGAAACATAA
- a CDS encoding Fe-S-containing hydro-lyase, whose product MVQKTVTLPLTDDKVRDLKAGDQVLLNGDVYAARDAAHKRLLARIKNNEALPIRLQGEVIYYVGPTPAKPGQIIGSAGPTTSERMDKYTPELLLLGLKGMIGKGYRSEAVKEAIQTYNAVYFAAIGGSGALLSKKIESETIVAYEDLGPEAIRRLTIKDFPVTVINDCYGNDWYEQAAAIYQKGEKH is encoded by the coding sequence ATGGTACAGAAAACAGTAACGCTTCCTTTAACAGATGATAAGGTACGAGATTTGAAAGCAGGCGATCAAGTATTATTAAATGGGGATGTGTACGCAGCGCGCGATGCAGCTCATAAGCGTTTGTTGGCACGAATCAAAAATAATGAAGCGTTACCCATTCGCCTTCAAGGAGAAGTTATCTATTACGTCGGTCCGACGCCAGCAAAACCTGGCCAAATCATAGGTTCAGCAGGGCCGACGACGAGCGAAAGGATGGATAAATATACCCCCGAGTTGCTATTATTAGGGTTGAAGGGAATGATTGGCAAAGGATATCGTAGCGAAGCGGTAAAAGAGGCTATCCAAACATACAATGCGGTTTATTTTGCTGCCATCGGTGGTTCCGGAGCTCTGTTATCGAAAAAAATCGAGTCCGAAACAATTGTTGCCTATGAGGACTTGGGGCCGGAGGCGATTCGCCGCCTTACGATCAAGGATTTTCCGGTGACGGTCATTAATGATTGTTATGGAAATGATTGGTACGAGCAAGCCGCAGCAATTTATCAAAAAGGAGAAAAGCATTAA
- a CDS encoding 3-hydroxyacyl-CoA dehydrogenase NAD-binding domain-containing protein, producing the protein MKQISVVGAGTMGRGIAYTAALSGFNVKLHDIDNANLKQAKTSIEELLQKSTDKGFIDANRVKATKQQLNYESDLHQAVCEADIVIEAILEEIPLKIEIFQKLDQYCPTHAVLATNTSTLSPTEIGAATNRPDKVIAMHFFNPVHKMKLIEIIKGLDTSEDTVQIVKDLGETMNKETVEVNEFPGFVTSRMNCLIGNEAMNMYMEGVASAEDIDKALKLGLNHPMGPLELVDLVGLDSRLRNMNYLYETLGEKYRPCPLLTKYVKAGKLGRKSGEGFYKYR; encoded by the coding sequence ATGAAACAAATCAGTGTGGTTGGAGCCGGCACAATGGGGAGAGGCATTGCCTATACCGCTGCCCTCAGCGGCTTCAATGTAAAACTCCATGATATTGATAATGCGAACCTCAAACAGGCGAAAACATCGATTGAAGAGCTACTGCAAAAAAGCACAGATAAAGGATTTATCGATGCCAACCGGGTGAAAGCGACAAAACAGCAATTAAACTATGAAAGTGATTTGCACCAAGCAGTCTGTGAAGCGGATATAGTCATTGAAGCGATTTTGGAAGAAATTCCATTAAAGATCGAGATTTTCCAAAAGCTTGATCAATATTGTCCGACACATGCGGTGCTGGCCACGAATACGTCCACGTTAAGCCCTACAGAGATCGGCGCTGCCACGAATCGACCGGACAAAGTCATCGCCATGCATTTTTTCAATCCGGTTCATAAAATGAAACTTATTGAAATCATTAAGGGACTGGATACATCCGAGGACACCGTGCAGATCGTAAAGGACCTTGGGGAGACAATGAATAAAGAAACGGTGGAAGTCAATGAATTTCCAGGCTTTGTAACGAGCCGCATGAACTGTCTGATTGGAAACGAAGCGATGAATATGTACATGGAAGGCGTTGCATCGGCCGAGGATATCGATAAGGCCCTCAAACTTGGCTTGAATCACCCGATGGGTCCGCTTGAATTGGTAGACCTCGTTGGTCTCGATAGTCGTCTTCGAAACATGAATTATTTATATGAAACGTTAGGGGAGAAATACCGTCCTTGCCCGTTGCTCACCAAGTATGTAAAAGCCGGAAAATTGGGCCGCAAATCCGGAGAAGGATTTTACAAATACCGCTAG